One genomic segment of Pedobacter endophyticus includes these proteins:
- a CDS encoding Txe/YoeB family addiction module toxin: MDIVFTIEGWEEFEYWLDNDREVEKKIRELLKKIKRTPFHGMGKPEPLKYNLKGFWSRRITGEHRLVYQVSGIKGKDQKCAIVQCRFHYDQ, encoded by the coding sequence ATGGATATTGTATTTACAATTGAGGGCTGGGAGGAATTTGAATATTGGTTGGATAATGACCGGGAGGTAGAAAAAAAAATTAGAGAATTACTGAAGAAAATAAAAAGAACCCCTTTTCACGGTATGGGAAAGCCAGAACCATTGAAATATAATTTAAAAGGCTTTTGGTCGAGGCGCATTACAGGGGAACATCGCTTAGTTTACCAAGTATCGGGAATTAAAGGTAAAGACCAAAAGTGTGCCATTGTTCAATGTCGGTTTCATTACGACCAATAG